AGTACAAAAGAAGCGACACCACTCGTCAATGGATTTAAATAGAATGCAATGGAAACGAGTGTGATAATAATGACGAGTATTGACTTCTGAAATGAATTGACGATACTTTTATATCTCATGCCATCACCTCTTACGTCTATTTTATCAAATTTTACTCGCGAAACGTTAATAGTTTCTCTGTAAACTAATAAATTATCATCTTAAAATAAAAGACCTTAAGTGACTGAAACAATCACTTAAGGTTAATTTATTGCAATGATTTCGGTTTACCGAGCACTTCGCTCATAATAATACCATTTAATACAGCAGCCTTATCAAACGTCAAGTCGTCTGATGCAACTTCAATTTCCTGCGCCATCACTAGACTTTGAATTCGATTCTGTTTTTGGCGTGATGTGAGATTCTGATCATTTTCTATCTTGTAGATTTGTTCAGCTAATGTGAAATTATGCGTTGCAGCTTTCTTCTGTCTTGCAGGAACTGCTTGCTCTTTCACTTTCTGCTTCACATCTTCTTTCACATTCCTTTGATGCTGCACAACTTTCTTCGGCTTCATCTGACCACGCGCATTTGAAGCAGTTTTACTTGTCTCATCGTTTATACCTTGATTCACCGTTGCTTCGATCTGCTGCAGCTGTTTCTGAAATTCTGATAGCACACCTTTTGATGCACCACCCTTTTTACCAGGAGCAGCTTTCTTCTTATCATTATCTAATAAAGAAGAGACACCGCTAATTATAGCAATCAAGATAAATATTATCGTACCTACACTCATGTAATCACCCTTTATTTTTTAGGCGTATCATCGTTCTTATCTGTCATCTTGTTGATAGCATTACGCATGCCTGTATCTGACTCAATATTCTTTAAGTTATAATATTCTTTAACACCGATATTACCAGACTTCAATGCTTCTGCCATTGCAAGCGGCACTTCTGCTTCCGCTTCCACAACTTTCGCACGCATCTCTTGTACACGCGCTTTCATCTCCTGCTCCTGTGCAACCGCCATCGCACGGCGTTCTTCAGCTTTCGCCTGTGCGATATTCTTATCTGCCAGCGCTTGTTCTGTCTGAAGATCTGCACCGATGTTCTTACCGATATCTACATCAGCAATATCAATCGATAGAATCTCAAACGCAGTACCTGAGTCTAAACCTTTTCCTAATACAGTCTGAGAGATCATATCCGGATTCTCTAATACCGATGTGTGCGAACGACTTGAACCGATTGTCGAAACGATACCTTCTCCGACACGGGCTACAATCGTCTCTTCACCTGCACCACCGACAAGACGCTCAATGTTTGCACGCACTGTAATTCGTGCTTTCGCTTTTACTTCGATACCGTTCATCGCAACACCGGCGATAAATGGTGTTTCAATGACTTTTGGGTTAACGGACATCTGTACCGCTTCTAACACGTCACGACCAGCAAGATCGATTGCTGCTCCGCGCTCGAACGGTAAGTTAATGTCTGCACGTTGCGCTGCAATGATTGCATCAACAACACGGTCAACGTTACCCCCTGCTAAATAATGAGACTCTAACTGGTTCGTCGTCAACGATAATCCTGCTTTATGCGCTTTAATTAACGGATCAATAACGCGACGCGGCGATACACGACGTAAACGCATACCGACAAGTGTACCAATACCGACTTTAACACCTGCAGCTAATGCTGAAATCCATAGACCTACAGGTACGAACGAGAATAATATCATCAAGAAGACGATAACGATAAATGCAATAATTCCAATACCTATTAATCCTGACATTCATTCCACTCCTTCAATTATATTGATTTAACAACGACACGTGTGCCTTCAACTTCAATAATTTTCACTGAAGTATCCTTCTTAATAAACGCACCTTCACTTACAGCGTCAATGCGTTTATCATCGTGCACGATAATACCGGAAGGTCTTAGATCAGTCAGACAAACAGCTACCTGCCCGACTAAGTATGACCTATCGTCATGCGATGTGTAACCTGCCTCCTTATTCGTCGAGTCATGTAACACGACTTGCTGAAATAGAGGAATTTTCTTCTTGAAAAACTTCACTATGATCACCCATTCTATAAGCGCTATTATTAAGCAGATCGATACGAATAAAGTCATCATCATCATGTTGTCTCCAATAAGCAGAAAACTGATGATTATGCATATAATACCGATGATTCCAATAATAGCGCCGATAATAAACAACTCTAAAATGACAAGAAGGATACCACCGATAAATAAAATAATAGCGAGTGCTTCCATATCACCGTTATAGATGTTCATGACAAAGAATAATAAGCTCGCAATTGCGCATATTATCCCTGCACTACTGATTTTCGGGGTATAAAGCTGCCATATGCATGACATTGTCATAACAATCATCAACATAAGCAGGATGATATCCTGTAACTGCAAATCCAACTGAACACCTCCTTAATTTCATTATACAGAAAATTCACTCACAATATATGTAAAAACATAAACTTTATGAAAAATTCACAAATAACAGACATAAAAAAAGAAGCCTGGATAATCCAGACTTCTACATCTATTAATAACATTTGAGGGAGCAAATATTATTTGAATTTACGTTTACGCGCTGCTTCTGATTTCTTTTTACGTTTAACACTTGGTTTTTCGTAGAATTCACGTTTACGAACTTCTTGAATCGTACCATTTTTAGAGACAGTACGCTTGAAACGACGTAAAGCATCTTCAATTGATTCGTTTTTACGAACTACAGTTTTAGACATATAATTTCCCTCCCTCCAAATATCAACGGAACATTTTAAACATAGATATAAGTAAAATATTCTATGTACTAAAATATTATAATACAACAGTTACAAGAGGTCAATAACGAATTTTACGTTAATGAACTTGCATCTCTGCCTTCTTGTAAGCATTCGGAATGACAGTAACAAACGTACCTTCATTCACAGGATAACCACTCTTATCAATCTTCACCTTAACAAGCTCACCAATTAAACGCTCATCTGCTTCAAACTGAACCTTTAGATAGTTATCCGTATAACCCACAAGCATGTTGCCATTGCTTGCTTTCTCTTCCGGAATCACTTCCAGCACTTCACCTTCGAAACGACTTGCGTATTCTTTTGCAAGCTGATCGCTTAACGCAATTAAGCGATGAACACGGTCATTCTTCACGTTCTCATCAATCTGATCCGTCATTCTTGCAGCAGGTGTACCTGTACGCATTGAGTACGGGAAAACATGTAGTTCACTGAACCCATGCGCTAAAATAAAGTCATATGTTTCCTGGAATTCTTCTTCAGTTTCACCAGGGAAACCGACAATAACATCACTCGTTACCGCTAGACCTGGCATAATCGCATGCAATTTCTTCAGACGCTCAGAGAAATGTGACATCGTATATTTACGACGCATACGCTTTAATACCGTATCACTACCTGACTGAAGCGGAATATGTAAGTGACGCACGACTTTATTACTCCTGTCGATAACATCTATCACTTCATCTGTTAACTGACTCGCTTCAATAGAAGAAATACGAATACGTTTCAGACCATCGATTGTTTCGAGATCACGCAGTAACTGCGCTAGATTATAATCCTTTAAATCTTCACCATAACCACCCGTATGAATACCCGTTAACACAATCTCCTGGTAACCAGACTGAACAAGCTGTGTTGCCTGACGAACAACTTCTTTCGGATCACGAGAACGCATTAAACCACGCGCCCAAGGGATGATACAGAATGTACAGAAGTTATTACAACCTTCCTGAATCTTCAAAGATGCACGCGTGCGGTCAGTAAAGTAAGGTACATCTAACTCCTCATACGTACGATTCTTCATAATATTTGTCACGCCGTTAATCGGCTGACGCTCTGCGCGATATTGTTCGATATATGGCAGCATCTTGTGACGATCCTGCGTACCGACAACAATATCCACACCAGCAATATCCATAATTTCTGCAGATGATGTTTGTGCGTAACAACCCGTAACACAAATTACCGCATCAGGATTACGTCGAATCGCACGACGAATCACCTGACGACTCTTCTTATCACCTGTGTTCGTTACAGTACACGTATTAATAACATAGACATCAGCATTCTGTTCAAAATCAACACGCTCATAATCAGCATCTTTAAATAACTGCCAAATCGCTTCTGTTTCATAATGGTTTACTTTGCAGCCCAATGTATGAAATGCAACTGTTGACATATGTTCACCTCATTTATAATTCTTTGCATTATATAAAAATACCACGAATAGTAATAAGTTTCAATCTCATTGCACGGAATATTATTGATATACAATAAAAAGACACCGAAAAATCAGTGTCTAATTCAACTCAAAATGAAAGCTCATTGATGACAATGCATAAAGCGGTGCTGTCTCTGCTCTTAATATACGAGGTCCGAGCCCTATTACTTTACTGCCAAACTGAGCCACTTCCGCTTCACTCAGTCCACCTTCCGGACCAAAGATTACACAAACTTTGTCACCATGCTTCACATTTTGCAATGCTTCCATAAAGCTCTTCATCTCACCAGACTTCGCTGTCTCTTCATACGCAATCAGCACATGATCAAATGCTTCAAGCTTTTGTGCGAGTGCTTTCCCACTTACAGCAAAGTCAATCGTCGGAACGATTTGTCTGTAACTCTGCTCAGCTGCTTCTTTAACGATCTTCGAAAATCTTTCTAATTTCTTCTGAAACTTCTTCTCGTCCACTTTAACGATCGTTCGCTCACTTACAAACGGGATAAACGCACTTGCGCCAAGTTCTGTCGCTTTCTGTATCATCCATTCATACTTATCGTTTTTAAGTAACCCGCTCGCAATCGTTACAGTTACAGGCATTTCCGTCTGTATATCGATGTGTTCAATCGATTTTACTATAATTTCAGATTGTATATCAGTAATCTCACAGATCATCGTTTCATTCTTAAAGTTAACGATCACTTTATCGCCAATTTGCTGTCGCATGACGTTCTTTATATGATGCACATCGTCTTTACTACTGATCTGATATGTTTGATTGAATGCACTCATTTCATCAAGAAAATAACGTTGCATATTACGCCTCTTTTCTTGCTGCAATTGCAACCCATCCACTATCACGCATCACTTCGATGATCGTATACCCGACGCGTTTTAAGTGGTCGATAATCATCTTTTCTTTTTCTTCGATAATACCTGACGTGATCAACAGCCCATTATCATTTAATAATGCATAACTATCATCGATCATCATATCCACGATATGCGCTAATATATTCGCAAATATTACGTCACGTTTTTCTGTCTCACCTTTAAGCAAGTTCCCAGGCTCTGCTTGTATCGCATCAAGGCAGTCATTTTTCTCGAAGTTATCTTCTGCTACTTTCACTGCAACTGAATCTAAATCCAGTGCTTTTATTGGCTCAGCGCCTAGTTTATGTGCCGCAATACTTAAAATTCCTGAACCTGTACCTACGTCAATTACTGATTGACCTTGTTCTACATACTTCTCGATTAATTTCAGACACATCGAAGTTGTCGCATGATCTCCTGTTCCAAATGCCATTCCAGGGTCCAGGTGTATCGCATGTTCATCATCCTGCAGACCGTCATAGCTTTCCCAGCTCGGTACGATAACGAACTTGTCTGACACTTTAAAGGCATGGAAATGATTCTTCCATTCGTTTGCCCAGTCTTCCTCCTGTACCGTATTCGTACTGAATTCAAGTCGGGTAACGTCAACATCGTTTAATGCATATACTTTTTCTTTAATTTGTTCAATGACAGAAGCATTATAATCCAGCTCACTAAAGTAAACTTTAACGCGTACATCTTCTTCCGGGAAATCATCCGGATTTAATTCATAGATTTCTCCGAATGTTTCAATACGGCCCTTTATAAGTTCAAGACTATCTTCAATCACGACACCATTCGCACCAACTTCGTTCAGTATCTCTGCAATAAATGGCTCAAGCTCATGATTGATCATCATCGTTATCTCTACATAGTTCATCTTTATTCTCCTTTAAAGAAGCGTTTCGTTTTGTCGAAGAAGTTTGAAGGCTGCTCTGTAATATCATGACCGTCGATTTCTGCAAATTCTCTTAATAATTCTGCCTGTCTATTCGTCATCTTCACAGGAGTCATCACTTTAACCGTTACATATTCATCACCGCGGCCATAGCCGTGTACATTCTGTATCCCTTTTTCTTTCAGACGGAATCGTTTACCAGTTTGTGTTCCTGCTGGTATCGTGATCTTCGCTTTACCTTCTAACGTTGGTACTTCCACTTCATCACCAAGTGCTGCCTGCGCAATTGAGAGTTCAAGCGTATAGAAGATATCATCTCCTGAACGATCAAAGTAGGCATGATCCTGTACATTAAATACAACATATAAATCTCCCGCCGGTCCACCGTTGATACCTGGTTCACCTTGTCCTGATAATCGAATCTGCTGACCTGTATCAACACCTGCCGGTACTTTTACATTGATCTTAACCGTCTTAATCTTTCTGCCTGTACCGCCACAATCTGAGCATCTCTCTTCAAACTGCTTACCAGTTCCACCACAGTCTGGACAAGTACGTTCGGTTCTCACACGGCCGAACGGTGTGTTCTGTTCAACATGAACATTACCGCGACCACATGTCGGACATGTCTTGATGTTCGTTCCAGGTTTCGCACCACTTCCGTCACATGTATCACATTCGACTTCCTTTTTCACCGAAATTTCTTTCTCAGCACCAAAGACCGCTTCTTCAAACGATACATTCATCTGATACTGCAGATCATTTCCCTGACGTGGTGCATTCGGATCACGTCGTGCACCGCCACCGAAGAATGAACTGAAGATATCTTCAAACCCACCGAAGCCGCCAAAGTCCTGACCACCGAAGCCTGTACCCTGACCCATACCTGCATGACCAAACTGATCATACTGTGCTTTCTTCTGATCATCACTTAATACTTCATATGCTTCAGCAATTTCTTTAAATTTATCTTCTGCGTCTGCTTCTTTATTAATATCCGGATGATATTTCTTTGATAATTTCTTATATGCTCTTTTAATCTCATCTTTAGAAGCACCTTTAGATAACCCAAGTACTTCGTAATAATCCCTTTTCGCCACGTTTCATTCTCCCTTTCTTACTCTTAATTACTATATCAGTGTATCGTACATTTTAAAAGAAAAAGCCAAAGCCAATAAATTGACTTTGACTTTAAAAGAGTACTTATTTATTATCGTCGTCTTTCACTTCTGTAAATTCAGCATCTACAACATCATCATCTTGTGATGTAGCACCTTCAGCACCTTGCTGTGCTTGAGCCATCTGCTCATAAAGTTTCATCGATAACCCTTGAACGATTTCATTTAAAGCGTTTTTTTCGTCTTAATATCTTCAAGATCATTGCCTTCTAGAGCTTTCTTAAGGTCTTCTTTCGCAGCTTCTGCTTTTTCCTTGTCTGCTGCATCTACTTTATCTTCTAAATCTTTAATCGCTTTATCTGTAGCGAAGATTAACTGATCAGCTTCGTTACGTAAATCTACTTCTTCACGACGTTTCTTATCTGCTTCAGCATTTGCTTCAGCGTCTTTAACCATACGATCGATTTCTTCGTCGCTTAAAGATGAAGAAGACTGAATCGTAATCTTCTGTTCTTTTTGAGTGCCAAGGTCTTTTGCTGTAACGTTAACGATACCGTTCTTATCGATATCAAATGTTACTTCGATTTGTGGCATACCACGTGGTGCTGGTGGAATGTCCGTTAACTGGAAGCGACCTAATGTTTTGTTATCTGCTGCCATCTGACGTTCACCTTGTAATACGTGAATGTCTACTGCCGGCTGATTATCCGCTGCAGTTGAGAACACTTGTGATTTAGATGTAGGAATTGTCGTGTTACGCTCGATTAATACTGTAGACACGCCACCCATTGTTTCGATACCAAGTGATAATGGTGTTACGTCTAATAATACAACGTCTTTCACATCACCAGTGATAACGCCACCTTGAATTGCAGCACCCATCGCTACAACTTCATCCGGGTTAACACCTTTGTTCGGTTCTTTAC
Above is a window of Macrococcoides canis DNA encoding:
- a CDS encoding 16S rRNA (uracil(1498)-N(3))-methyltransferase; protein product: MQRYFLDEMSAFNQTYQISSKDDVHHIKNVMRQQIGDKVIVNFKNETMICEITDIQSEIIVKSIEHIDIQTEMPVTVTIASGLLKNDKYEWMIQKATELGASAFIPFVSERTIVKVDEKKFQKKLERFSKIVKEAAEQSYRQIVPTIDFAVSGKALAQKLEAFDHVLIAYEETAKSGEMKSFMEALQNVKHGDKVCVIFGPEGGLSEAEVAQFGSKVIGLGPRILRAETAPLYALSSMSFHFELN
- the dnaJ gene encoding molecular chaperone DnaJ; its protein translation is MAKRDYYEVLGLSKGASKDEIKRAYKKLSKKYHPDINKEADAEDKFKEIAEAYEVLSDDQKKAQYDQFGHAGMGQGTGFGGQDFGGFGGFEDIFSSFFGGGARRDPNAPRQGNDLQYQMNVSFEEAVFGAEKEISVKKEVECDTCDGSGAKPGTNIKTCPTCGRGNVHVEQNTPFGRVRTERTCPDCGGTGKQFEERCSDCGGTGRKIKTVKINVKVPAGVDTGQQIRLSGQGEPGINGGPAGDLYVVFNVQDHAYFDRSGDDIFYTLELSIAQAALGDEVEVPTLEGKAKITIPAGTQTGKRFRLKEKGIQNVHGYGRGDEYVTVKVMTPVKMTNRQAELLREFAEIDGHDITEQPSNFFDKTKRFFKGE
- the mtaB gene encoding tRNA (N(6)-L-threonylcarbamoyladenosine(37)-C(2))-methylthiotransferase MtaB produces the protein MSTVAFHTLGCKVNHYETEAIWQLFKDADYERVDFEQNADVYVINTCTVTNTGDKKSRQVIRRAIRRNPDAVICVTGCYAQTSSAEIMDIAGVDIVVGTQDRHKMLPYIEQYRAERQPINGVTNIMKNRTYEELDVPYFTDRTRASLKIQEGCNNFCTFCIIPWARGLMRSRDPKEVVRQATQLVQSGYQEIVLTGIHTGGYGEDLKDYNLAQLLRDLETIDGLKRIRISSIEASQLTDEVIDVIDRSNKVVRHLHIPLQSGSDTVLKRMRRKYTMSHFSERLKKLHAIMPGLAVTSDVIVGFPGETEEEFQETYDFILAHGFSELHVFPYSMRTGTPAARMTDQIDENVKNDRVHRLIALSDQLAKEYASRFEGEVLEVIPEEKASNGNMLVGYTDNYLKVQFEADERLIGELVKVKIDKSGYPVNEGTFVTVIPNAYKKAEMQVH
- the rpsU gene encoding 30S ribosomal protein S21; its protein translation is MSKTVVRKNESIEDALRRFKRTVSKNGTIQEVRKREFYEKPSVKRKKKSEAARKRKFK
- the floA gene encoding flotillin-like protein FloA (flotillin-like protein involved in membrane lipid rafts), with amino-acid sequence MSGLIGIGIIAFIVIVFLMILFSFVPVGLWISALAAGVKVGIGTLVGMRLRRVSPRRVIDPLIKAHKAGLSLTTNQLESHYLAGGNVDRVVDAIIAAQRADINLPFERGAAIDLAGRDVLEAVQMSVNPKVIETPFIAGVAMNGIEVKAKARITVRANIERLVGGAGEETIVARVGEGIVSTIGSSRSHTSVLENPDMISQTVLGKGLDSGTAFEILSIDIADVDIGKNIGADLQTEQALADKNIAQAKAEERRAMAVAQEQEMKARVQEMRAKVVEAEAEVPLAMAEALKSGNIGVKEYYNLKNIESDTGMRNAINKMTDKNDDTPKK
- a CDS encoding NfeD family protein; translated protein: MDLQLQDIILLMLMIVMTMSCIWQLYTPKISSAGIICAIASLLFFVMNIYNGDMEALAIILFIGGILLVILELFIIGAIIGIIGIICIIISFLLIGDNMMMMTLFVSICLIIALIEWVIIVKFFKKKIPLFQQVVLHDSTNKEAGYTSHDDRSYLVGQVAVCLTDLRPSGIIVHDDKRIDAVSEGAFIKKDTSVKIIEVEGTRVVVKSI
- the prmA gene encoding 50S ribosomal protein L11 methyltransferase; the encoded protein is MNYVEITMMINHELEPFIAEILNEVGANGVVIEDSLELIKGRIETFGEIYELNPDDFPEEDVRVKVYFSELDYNASVIEQIKEKVYALNDVDVTRLEFSTNTVQEEDWANEWKNHFHAFKVSDKFVIVPSWESYDGLQDDEHAIHLDPGMAFGTGDHATTSMCLKLIEKYVEQGQSVIDVGTGSGILSIAAHKLGAEPIKALDLDSVAVKVAEDNFEKNDCLDAIQAEPGNLLKGETEKRDVIFANILAHIVDMMIDDSYALLNDNGLLITSGIIEEKEKMIIDHLKRVGYTIIEVMRDSGWVAIAARKEA